One genomic region from Halorussus rarus encodes:
- a CDS encoding toll/interleukin-1 receptor domain-containing protein: MWDAFVSHAGEDKDEFVEPLAKELENCGLNVWYDDFELSVGDSIPNEIQRGLHNSDHGIVVLSEAFFEKSWTQEELDSLIQRDVNEMDKVILPVCYDISPKDVLSHHKLLGKRYLISGDSALLKPYCFDSSPDESAVR, from the coding sequence ATGTGGGATGCTTTTGTAAGCCATGCGGGAGAAGATAAAGATGAATTTGTAGAACCACTGGCTAAGGAGTTGGAAAATTGCGGTCTAAACGTATGGTATGATGATTTTGAGCTCTCTGTCGGAGATAGTATTCCGAACGAAATTCAGCGCGGTTTACATAACTCAGATCATGGTATTGTTGTCCTTTCTGAAGCTTTCTTTGAGAAGAGTTGGACACAAGAGGAATTAGATTCACTAATCCAACGGGATGTGAATGAGATGGATAAAGTCATTCTTCCCGTTTGTTATGACATTTCACCGAAAGATGTACTGTCCCATCACAAGCTATTGGGCAAACGATATCTGATTTCTGGAGATTCGGCTCTGTTGAAACCCTATTGTTTTGATAGCTCCCCGGATGAATCTGCCGTTAGATAG